Sequence from the Cucurbita pepo subsp. pepo cultivar mu-cu-16 chromosome LG02, ASM280686v2, whole genome shotgun sequence genome:
CCTAAATGTTCAAACCATAATGCCATACGGAAGCCATGGACTTGGCCTCTTGCTGGCTCTCTTGATGACAGATGAAATGGCTGGTAAGCTCCCATGGCTATCTCTGAGTCCCTTGCACCATCCATTGATCTTTGGTTGATGTTGGCTGATCCCACTATTATGTATTCATCATCAACtgttttaaacaaaataacattagCTTTCTCAACTAAAATTTACTACCACCTCTGAGATAAGGctagttttaattttactaaGGTTTAAGGTTAAATGACAAGTTTCATTTTCGGGCAAGAATAGGTCATCATTTTTCGGCAAGAATTCGTCATCTGTTGGGAATAGCTCATGATCGCACATCGGtaggagagaggaacgaaacattctttataagggtgaggGAAAGCTCTGGAAGGAAAAGGcgaaaaaggataatatctacgGAAAGAGAATTTCTAGAACTAAGAGAAAGTCAAAACTTACCGATCATCATCTTGGCATGAACATAAATCATGAAGCGCCTGGCTTGTTGGGCTCTAAGGTAACTGGAATTTTCATCAGGGGATTCTGATGGCTCATATTCTCCAGGCTTCTTAACTTCGCGATTGCCTACACAAAAGAAAGTCAGATAGTTTCTAGGATCCTCTTCGATGCCATTAACTCTAAGGGCTAGAGCTATATCTTTATACATCATCTCCATTGTTCTTCTTTGCCAATCTAATATAGCTTGAACTGTTCCCCCCTCTGGGAATCCTTCCGGCCACATCGGGACGACGACGTACACAGTGAATCGCTCTCGAGCTTCAATCTTACTCACAATCTTAAGTGAAAGTTCCTTTGGGATTAGATGCAGGGCATTGATCATCTCCGGCTTCACATCAGTACCTCTCCATTCAAACGAGCTTCCAAGGAAATACTGATTTTCAATGTATATGAAATTCTTTGCTCTTCTAATGGCATTAATGTAAGCATCTTGGATGCTTCTATCAATAATGTTGTCCTTTCCACTTATAAGTCCAGCTTTGGCTGCTTCTTCGGGCGAGTCGGGGAAGCCAAAAGCCGCCCCGCCATCGATGGACCTGAAAACTTGAGCATTCCAACTATCAAAGTCATCAGGGAACATGACAGGTGATGGAGGGATGAAGATGGCATCCAACTCCCTTAATTTCACAAGCAAATCCTTTCCACCTTGCTTCCTCCACCTCTGCTCAAAGTTGTACAAAACATCCCACGCAACCGGTCCTTCAAGGCGGGAATGGATATCGTGCCATGGCTCTCTCGGACCGCCTTTGTTTATGGAAGTACCGGTGAAGTTTGGCTGATGGAAATCATCATGATGAGCTGAATCCAAAGTCCTGAAAAGGGAATGAAATGGAGTATCATATCTACCATCACAAAGATCAATCCCACCAACAAAACTCACAATCCTCCTTCGATTTGGATCTCCATTAGGCAAAGCACTGTCCACAACAACAATCTTTTGATGATGAGTAAACATTGTCCCAACGGCAATATCCTGAATAACATTAGCCCCATCATCAGGATTGCGAGGACACAGAACACAATGCACATCAGTATTAGCAAAGAACTTAGCAGTATCTTCATCATGAGTAGCCATTAGCCCGTCCTCCTTCAGGATAGGCACAGAAGTAGTATCATTCCAAACAAGCAAAAGAACTCTAACTCCTTCATTTGCTTTTTTCTTAAGCAATTCACCAAGCATCATATCTCCACCAGGCTTTGGCCTTCTTTTATCTCTCACCAAAGAAATCTCAGTGTAAACAGACCAACCAGTAATGTAAATCATGTGTTTAGCATTAATAATTGCATCAAAAATATCTTCCCAACATCTATTTGGCTCATAAAACTTGCCACCAGCAAGAGGAATTTTGGGGATAAAGTTGTCAGGAACATGAGCATCTTGGTACAAAGTTACCTTACAACCTTGTCGTTGAGAGAAATAAGTGTAGGGAACTCCAGGAAACTTGGAGCTTTTGATGCCACGACCCCAGTTTTGATCCTTAGTGACATCGAAGTATTGCAATTTGACATGAATTTTGGGGTCTCCACGAATGGGCTTCTTGCGTTCGTCTAAGATAGGAACCCATTGGTCAACTTCTTCACCGCTTATGATCTCTTTGACAGGCAAATATGCTCTGCCGATTAAGGTTGCTCCAATGGGATTGTCGTCTTTGACAGTGAAGATGATGTTGGAAGCCATGTGAGCACAGTAGATGTGGAAAGTTTCGTACCATTTTGGATTTGAATGTTCTTTCTCGagtcttcttgttcttccaacTCTTGCCTTCTCTAAATCAATGGTGGCGTACAGCCTCGTTACTCCTCTGCCAAACCCCACAGCTTCCTCTACGTTTTCAACCAACTGCACACCCAAAAAAAGTTATCAACTTTTAGCTTCCACCGGAATGAAGCTTATCCACCtcaaaaaaagttaattaagaTAAAGTAGAGAGTTACCGATTTCAAGAAATTGCGAGCACCGGAGTGAAGCTTATCCACCTCATAAATGGTGACATGAAGGGTGCCATGAAGCAGAATGTGCGCCATTTCTCAACTGCCACACAAAATTAACGTAATCCTCTTGAATTAGGCCCtataatcaaatttattaaccTCAAAATCAACACCAAAagtattttaatgaaaattaataggGAGGTTATACactataattttcattcatgatAATATAGTAGGTGGGTtcatcaataatttatttttcatcccACAATTTGATGCTCCAAAATTCTAGTTATGAATTTTAAGcatttaaagtttattagGTTAAATTGTTACCACTAAtgttaataatttgtttattctcattaatttttatgaaagtaTTTGCGGACggttgaatgatgaaagtcccatatCAGCTCGTTTAGGAAATAAttataggtttataatcaaggaatacctCTACATTGGTTTGAGGCTTCTTAGAaagccaaaaataaaatcactagaatttatgcttaaagtggacaatatcatatcattagaaagttttttttaaaactaatgaAAGTTGGTGCgttattattgaaactttaatGTTATAAAGGATATTTTAAAGGTTTTTTAGATCctaattattttccaaaaaagaaaggtaaaacGTTCTTTGTGGGTTTTGGATGAATAGACCTGGCGGAGCCCACGAGCGAACGCGATAAACAGCAAGTGGTGCCACAACCACACGCACATAAGAAAtagtaatataaaaatttccTACGTACGGACTCACTCTCTCTCGACGGTACTCCAGCCGTCGACGGCCGTCCAACTCTCCGACTACCGAAGGTCGGAGATCCGTCCCCTCCTACGGCCCAAACGGCACTCAGAGTCACCGGATCTGACGGCGACTAACCACCGTAGGAGGCAGAGATCTGTCGCATTCTGCTAATCAGATAGCAGAGCTCCGTCGAGTAGCAAGATCCTCTAAACCGATCCTATTCAGTTATTGATTTGAAGagaaaactaaagaaaatcGGAGAACTAATCACAGCAACACAGATTTAACAGAACAGAAAGCGattgaaaagtaaaatagtCGAACGAACTCATAACACACGCTTTAGTAAGAAACAtgagcaagaagaagaagaagtaaaTAGAAACAAAGTTGAAGAGCAGCAGAGGCATGGAAATACCTTTCTCGAAGCTTTCCGTACTGTTTCTGCAGATTTTTTCTTCAGCTTcagcgaagaagaagaagaagaagaagaagcagagggGAAACGAAAATGGAAGGAGTTTTATGCATAAATGGAATGATTGCAAGCATGTGAAAAAGGATAAAGTTgagtaaaatattattgattcaCTAAAGTAAAAtgtagtttatttatttattttattttattatatatatatatatatatatatatatatatatatatatatatatatatatatatatatatatatataaaagaaatcgacattatttatgtatttttcttttatgcttACATTTATGAATccgaattttattttaaatacacttttaatttaataattgttacttaattattcttttaataatataacattattgtatttatatatataatttttttttataaagtagtTGGTTGGAGTGTGGGTtggacaatatatatatatatttttccttgtAATATCTTTGGGGAGGGTTAAAGAGGgaataaaatgatataaataattgattagTTTTGAAAAGCATTAATTTCCTTATTGTGaatgataatgataataataataataatgaaatataaaacattGGTTAGAATTGCCCAAGTGACAAGGCTCTAGATATGGAGTATGGTCCAAGCAAATTAGAGCCACACAAATTtccaactaaattttaatttcctcTATGACTTAGATGGATGACATTTAATGacgtttaaaataataaataaataaaataaaataaaataaattaacccAATATTGgtttgttcaattttttaaattttaaaattaaaatgattttttaaatctctTGAAATATACTTAATAATANCGTTCGTTCAAAACAAGATTGTACGACGGTATTATAGCCATTTTGAATCGGATACTCTTctaatctctttttctttttaatgtcattttcttcttttttatttttattttattttttccataaaATATGTCTTCCGGCATGATTGGCTAGCCACCAAAGAACGTGGCAAGCGATAGAGGTTACCGACAATTTTGTGGAGCATCCAACGGTCCAGATGAAAAGGCGGGAAATCAATATGATCTGATCTGGTGTTGTCAATGATAAGGTTAGGGATGGCCCACCGTACGTCATTTTTCAAAGATCCTTTTCTTTCATCAAATCAGTTCCCTCCACGTGTACTtatatacaattatttattcacacGTTGTCACGTTGATTTTTATGATCTACTCCACATGTTGTAAATTGTCCtatcctaaaccctaaatttataattgttgattaaataagaatattattaatttggttattaattttgtaatcattttaatattaatccAAACAATTGTCCTTATATAATGGGCTTGTTTAGGAGGTTGTTGATATCGGAATTTGAGAGAGTTTTGTGTGTCGTATTGTATTTATTGAGTGACATTTTGGTGAGAGTCTTTGTAGTGTGATAGTGAGATATTCACTTGTAACACTTTGATTATTAGTGATTGATTGCTACCGGTGGATGTAGgggaatttcttttcttcgaaTCACGTAATATTTTGGTGTCTTTTTGTGTAATTCCGTTCATTGTggttgtgagtacatttgttccgctttcgGCGCACAATAGTGCGTACAAACATGAATACTTGAACTTTGTACTTTGTACTTAAGGGCCGTAATACTTGTATATAAGGAATATTGCCTTGTGGCCTTCACCTTAAACCAAGTTCGTAATGGATTAAAGCACACTGAAgcttagcggtgggcttaaacAAGTGGTAGCGAGAGTTGAAAGGAGAACGACACGACTGCAACATGATCGCAAACAAGGGTAAACGCCTAAAACCAGATGATTTGCAGAAGAATGGAagtaagagaaagaaaacgTCGAGGTTGAAGGTCTTACTGACAAAGGTTGCTGGCTAGATCTGACGTCGTGTGGGTCAAAACACCAATGCTGCTCTCGAGGGTGCGAATGTCTTGCCTCTCActgaaaattcaagaacaaatgAGAGGATTCAACGTCCTCTAATGCTTGTTGGCTGAGGTTGAGTTGTACTTCTTGTTTGTNagaaaaaaaaaaaatatatatatatatatatatattttttttttttctaaattaataaaaatatctttaaactttgtttttttttgtctttaaattttaaacttataaaaaaaagtctttgttttgtttttttgtcgttaaattttaaatttaaaaaaggtccagaaataataaatttaaaaaagtctaaaaataCCATTATTTCAAGAGtagtaaatttttaaaagttcaaagagtatttttgaaatatcattataaatacaaaactattttttaaacaaaatgttaACTATTTCATCGTAAACTTATACTAAAtgtatttttagatttttttttgtttaaatttaaaaatattattaaaaaggtctaaaaatacctttatttCAGAGTATTAACTAAAGTTTTTCAAAGTTggaagagtattttttaaatatcattataaatacaaaattattctttaaacAAAATGTTAACGGTCACCATAGActtataataaatgtattttttagatttttttttgtttaaattttaaaaatattattaaaatttttagaaatttaaagatatttttagaaaaaatactaattttagagctatttttattaatttagccataTTAAagctaatttttatttaggaaaaacaaaaagggggaaaggggaaaaggaagagatctattagaaaaatgtCTCCAACGCTCGGGTGATTCTCGTGGCAGTTGGGAGTTCGCGTGGCTTTATATTTAAGAGCCCTTCAATAATCGCAGTGCAGAGCAGAGCATAGAGGCCATGGAATCCTTCAAGAAAGCAACTATTTCCCTCTATTTCCTCCTGGTCCTCTTCGGCTTCTCAGAATCTTCTCGATCCATCCTTCCCCACCCACAGTCGAAGCCACAGCCTCTTCAATCCTTTAAGATCAACAATACCCAGGTGAGCAATTGCGATTTGTTTTAACCCCAAGTGTTCTTGCGATTGAGACAGCGCCATTTTTTCCCCCAGAAAAATTGGGGGAAAAACCATCATGAATGTGTTAAACCGCTCAAATTAGAATCACCCATTTGTTCGTTTCGTAGAAATTTGCAGTGTGTGGTTTGATTTTCTGTTCTGGTGATGAATAATCGATGTGGGTTTTTGCGCTATTCGCGTAATTTTAGACTTAAGACTCGTGAACccttttcttgttgttgttgttttgtgtttgtatAGAATGCTAGGAGCTGTTCGTACACGGTGACGATTAAAACAAGCTGTGGATCACCTGTTTATACTCGAGACCAGATCAGTATTGCATTTGGGGATGCTTATGGCAATCAGGTATTTTCTCATTTTGGAATAGAATTTCACTCCCAATGTAAAATCAGTACTGTTCCATATTATCTTTTGTGATTTCTGATGAAACATTGTGTGTATGTGGTTAAGTATGAGCACTAGAAATCTGGGGATTGTCTGATGAACAGTGATCCAATTTCATCTAACTCAACCCCATACTTCTTGAAAACATGTTGACATTAGGCCTGTAGTGTttgatatttagtttttgacaATTAAGCATATAAACACTACTtattcaaaatgaaatcatCATGAAATGTGTCTGTAGTACTCTCAATTATGTTTCTGCTTTTAAAGATTTGTGGTTTGTTGTAGGTAATGGATGGTGCTACTTTCGTAGTTGTTTGTGTTGGATTTGGGGTATTTTGTTGAGTTTAGTCCCTTTTATGGATATAGTTAATGGACTATAAAGGATCAAAATAGCTGTTCCATTAATATTTAGGAAGA
This genomic interval carries:
- the LOC111788025 gene encoding phospholipase D alpha 1-like; this translates as MAHILLHGTLHVTIYEVDKLHSGARNFLKSLVENVEEAVGFGRGVTRLYATIDLEKARVGRTRRLEKEHSNPKWYETFHIYCAHMASNIIFTVKDDNPIGATLIGRAYLPVKEIISGEEVDQWVPILDERKKPIRGDPKIHVKLQYFDVTKDQNWGRGIKSSKFPGVPYTYFSQRQGCKVTLYQDAHVPDNFIPKIPLAGGKFYEPNRCWEDIFDAIINAKHMIYITGWSVYTEISLVRDKRRPKPGGDMMLGELLKKKANEGVRVLLLVWNDTTSVPILKEDGLMATHDEDTAKFFANTDVHCVLCPRNPDDGANVIQDIAVGTMFTHHQKIVVVDSALPNGDPNRRRIVSFVGGIDLCDGRYDTPFHSLFRTLDSAHHDDFHQPNFTGTSINKGGPREPWHDIHSRLEGPVAWDVLYNFEQRWRKQGGKDLLVKLRELDAIFIPPSPVMFPDDFDSWNAQVFRSIDGGAAFGFPDSPEEAAKAGLISGKDNIIDRSIQDAYINAIRRAKNFIYIENQYFLGSSFEWRGTDVKPEMINALHLIPKELSLKIVSKIEARERFTVYVVVPMWPEGFPEGGTVQAILDWQRRTMEMMYKDIALALRVNGIEEDPRNYLTFFCVGNREVKKPGEYEPSESPDENSSYLRAQQARRFMIYVHAKMMIVDDEYIIVGSANINQRSMDGARDSEIAMGAYQPFHLSSREPARGQVHGFRMALWFEHLGLLHDSFLFPESIECVRKVNQLADKYWDLYSSETFEHDLPGHLLRYPISISGDGEITELPGFEFFPDTKARVLGNKSNYLPPILTT